CTGGGGTGTTCAGCTTTCAGGCAAGGAAGGTTTGACTGTTGGCGAGATGATGGACGGAGCTCACGAAGGAAAAGTTAGGGGCATGTATATTATCGGGGAAAACCCTGCCTTAAGTGACCCTGATGCCAACCATGTAATCAGTGCCTTGAAGCACCTGGAATTCCTGGTGGTGCAGGATATCTTTTTAACAGAGACAGCTCGTTTGGCAGATGTAGTTTTACCCGCAGCCAGCTTTGCCGAAAAGAGCGGTACTTTCTCCAATACGGAGCGCAGGGTGCAGTTGGTGCGCCAGGCTATTGAGCCTATAGGCCAGGCTAAACCTGACTGGAAAATTATCTCGGAAATTGCCAACCGCTTGGGAGGTAATTTCCTGTATAGCAGCCCGGCCGAAATTATGGAGGAAATAGCCCGCGTTACACCAAGCTATGGGGGCATTTCCCATGCCCGTTTGGAACAAGGTAGTTTACAGTGGCCTTGTCCCACTGCTGACCATCCGGGGACGCCTATACTTCATCAAGGAAAATTTGCCCGCGGCTTGGGTAAGTTTAGCGCTGTCGGCCATGTTCCACCCAACGAGCAGCCCAATGCTGAGTATCCCTTTATCTTAAGCACCGGCAGAAGATTGCATCATTACCATACAGGTACCATGACCAGAAGAACAGGCATTGAAATTTTAGTTCCCGAGGAACTGTTGGAACTGAACCCGCAAGATGCTTGTAAATTGGGCATAACTGACGGTGAAAAGATCAAGGTAATTTCCCGTCGTGGCGAGGTAGAAGTTAAAGTGAAAATTACTGATATAGTTCCGGAAGGACTGGTTTTTGCCTCCTTCCACTTCTGGGAAGCAGCAATCAATAAGTTGACTAACTCCGCCCGCGACCCAAAAGCTAAGATTCCTGAATATAAGGTTTGTGCGGTGAAATTGGAAAAATTAGGGGCATAATGGAACTGTTAAAGGAGGCGAAGCCAGCCGCGCCTCCTGTTTTTATAATTTCGGGATGAGCCTGCTTTTTTGTAATGCTGCATTAATTATTGGGACTTTAACATACTAATGCTTAGAGGAGGGATTCTTCAAAGTGGAAGAGATTATTCAAGGTAAAAGTTATAGATTCATTGAAACTGACCAGGTTCCAAGCTGTTTTCGTTGTACCTATAGATTTAAGCTCCCTCAGCTGGCTCCCTGCTGCAATTGCCAGGGTTGTAACCCTACGGGAAAATCCTTTTTCCGGTCGTTAGATTAAAGCTATCTATGGACACACCTTACTCGGGTGTGTTTTTCTTATTGTTTTATTGAGGGCAGGTTTTGCTTGATATAAAAAGTAGTGTCTTTAGAAGGAATTTTTCTTTGCCTGATAAAATAGTACAATAATGTGAATAAACTTTACCGGAGGCAAGCTTGGATAAATACAATAGCTTTTATGAACTTAAACAGAATGAAATGGTGGATAGAGATTTTACAATAGAGGTATCTGAGGGTAGCAGCGGCATTGCAATTGTATCTCCCCACGGCGGCAATATTGAATTTGGAACGACGGAAATCGCCAGGGCTGTAGCCGGTGACGAGCATACTTACTACAGTTTCATTGGCCTTAAAGAAGACAATCCCCGGGATTTGCATATCACCAGCCACAACTTCGATGAGCCAAAAGCTCTTGCTCTTGTCAGGGATTCTCTGGCTACTGTAACTATCCATGGTTTCCGGGACTGGCAGGAGATTGTTTGCCTGGGTGGCCTGGACAAGAGGCTTAAGTATTTTATAGCTAAGTCGTTAAAGCAGAATGGGTTTAATGTCAAAAAGAATGGCAAATATAAAGGCATTCATCCTAAGAACATCTGCAATCGCAACCTCCAAAAGCAAGGGGTGCAGCTGGAGATATCTTCGGGCCTGCGTTACAAATTCTTTGCGGATTTATGGACTCCTGAGGGCCGTCAAATCCTCACCCCGCTCTTTCATGACTTTGTGCAAGCCGTCCGGCAGGGGATAGAATTATACAGAAATTTACACCAATTTTCGACAGGTATTGACCGTGAAAACAGCGAAAATATTTGCAAGGATTAACCAGTAGTCACTTAAAAAACACATCCCATTCCTACCACCTCATCATTTCAACATTCTTACTACGCCTATGCATTGTTCCTCTTTTAGCCTTGGTTAAAACAAAGCCTAGAGGTGAATTTATGCAGATCACGAAGAGGTTATGCGCCACTTTGTTTTGTCTAATCATTTATTGCCTTTTATTTCCATTACAAGTTCAGGCCACCCCCAGTCATACCATCCGCATTGCAGGTGATGAAAATTATCCGCCCTATGAGTATGTTGACGATAACGGGATGTATAAAGGGTTTAATGTTGATATCATGCGGGCCGTGGCCATTGAATTAGGAATGGATATCGAGCTCATACCCATGACTTGGCAGGAGGCGCTGGTGGCATTAGAGAACGGACAGGTAGATGCAATTCAAGGTATGACCAAGAGCAAGATCAGGGAAGAAAGGTTTGCTTTTACCGAGGCGCTGGTGGTCAATTCCCAGGCAATTTTTGTACGCAAGGAGACCAACTATGTAACGGAATTAAAGGATCTGGCGGGGATGCCGGTAGCCTTTCAAGCAGGCGATATTAGCAGTGAACTCCTCCGGAGTATACCAGAGGTAATACCCATAATCAAAGACGATCAGGAAGAAGCATTGAAAGCACTGCTGACAGGTGAAGTGGAAGCATTTGTAGGTAACCGTTTGACGGGACTTTACATTCTGCAAAAGGAAAGACAGTTTGACAAAATTAAGATTGTGGGGGAACCGCTCTACTCCACTGAATATTGCTCGGCAGTGTTGAAAGGGAATACACAAACCCTGGCTTTGTTAAACCAGGGGATTGCTGCCATCAAAGCGAACGGAACTTACGACAAAATCTACCGCAAATGGTTTGGGGAAACTTTTGTTGATGCCAGCCGTTTTTGGAAGCGTTTGCTGGCTGCTGCCATTATAGTGTTGCTGCTTACTTTGGGCATGATCATTGCAACAATGTCCTGGAACAGGGGTTTAAAAAGAGAAGTAGAGC
This region of Zhaonella formicivorans genomic DNA includes:
- a CDS encoding poly-gamma-glutamate hydrolase family protein, whose translation is MDKYNSFYELKQNEMVDRDFTIEVSEGSSGIAIVSPHGGNIEFGTTEIARAVAGDEHTYYSFIGLKEDNPRDLHITSHNFDEPKALALVRDSLATVTIHGFRDWQEIVCLGGLDKRLKYFIAKSLKQNGFNVKKNGKYKGIHPKNICNRNLQKQGVQLEISSGLRYKFFADLWTPEGRQILTPLFHDFVQAVRQGIELYRNLHQFSTGIDRENSENICKD